From the genome of Asterias rubens chromosome 13, eAstRub1.3, whole genome shotgun sequence:
GTTTTCAACAAGATAAGGAACCACGTGAAGGTTTTTGCGATGACATCAGCTGGTGATCCTGCGACTGAGCTGTCGACAAGAGTTCAACCTTCAACGtcacaaaataaacatttggCTGTATCGATTATTGAAAAGTACGTCAGTGATCGATCGAGAGATGACTGTTCAAATCAAGCGGGTTGCAGCTACCAAGACACAGCCATGGACAATCGACCACAGCAAAGTAGCGAAAACCTTAACGTTTCCGTGACTACGGAATCAGCAACAAATGACAATGTGCCGGGAAACAAACCCATCCTTAAACCATCGGATCAACCTGCCGTGAATAACACTAACAAGGCCCGTGTCGTTGATAACCGACGCCCCAAGAAGGCTGAGAATAACGGCGCTACACTTCAACGCAAGACTACAATCATGTTATTTATAACTAGCTTGGTGTATTTGCTGTCATGGCTCCCGTATTGGTTCTTCATTGTATTATTCATGATTGACTCAAGTGGGTCAAGTGTTGATCGGAAATTAATGGATACTTCACAAGCTGTCCTCGTTATTTTGTATGCCAATAATGCTTTAAATCCTCTGATCTATGGAATTGCAAACAGACGGTTCAGAGAAGATTGCTTAAAGGTGTTCTGTAAAGGCAAAGTTGCGAACTAGTATAAGTGACCAAATTCAGCTTTTTCATACTTCATTTGTATCTCCTGTATGTTACGATGTACCCGGTTTGATGTCGCAAATTTAACGTTACTACTTTCTGATCTCAGAACTTCAACCCACCTGCCTGGCGTTCGATTTACAATTTTTTCGtgatacaaaaaataacaaatttcttCTTTGGATTGCCCAAGAACCAAGTGAGATACGCCTCGACGTTAATAGCAGTGAGCTCGAGTAGACTTCGCGAATATGCATCACAGTGTGCTCAACCGTTGAACGACAAACCGGAAGTAAGACAAGACACTGAATGGTTGatatcatagagttatatataagaactagagcgcgcactggcctatatacgcgccccggtatgcgagcaggcggccattttctaagttgacaaaacagctatctcacagcgtgtgtttgtgcggccattttgtaagttgaacaaacagcatcgcgtgagggttcaataaaaaaaacctcaaacgtatatttcatattcaacgcgcgtgcagaatgacgcgcttgtcatcttgcggtcccgtggcgtttgtgcacgaagcatcactcgtgcgccctctagttcttatatataactctatggttgaTATCAACAATTGTTGTATACCACTGAACAGAATGTGTATCCAGTCGGAACTGAAGTGACACATCGGAAAGCTGGGCCAAGTTCGCACAAGAACAATCCTTGACCATAGTGTGACTAAAAACATTGCCCGAACGCTGtctatctgggcccaatttcatagagctattaatgaaacaattttgcttaaaggcagtggacactattggtaattgtcaaagactagccttcacagttggtgtatctcaacatatgcataaaataacaaacctgtgaaaatttgagctcaatcggtcatcaaaattgcgagataataatgcaagaagaaaacacaattgtcacacgaagttgtgtgcgtttagatggttggtttcgagacctcaagttctaagcttgaggtctcggaatcaaattcctggaaaattacttctttctctaaaactatggcacttcagagggagctgtttctcacaatgttttataccaccaacctctccccgttacttgtcaccaaaaaaggttttatgctaataactattttgagtaattactaatagtgtccactgcctttaagcaaaaaaaatcattgcttagtaaaatcagattaccggccaagactccactcaattgtaatgctaagtaaacactcaattgtaatgctaagtaatttttttgcttaagcagctctatgaaattggcccctggactACGCCAGTCGACTATTTGAAACCAACCTATACAGGGCACGGTCGCCGCGGCTTGTTGCCAACAGCCGTTTTTATAGCACAGCGCAGAGTTACAACAAAATGATaacgtccgattgagcctaaatttccacaggattgttattttatatataagctgtgatacacgaagtgtgggacttggacaatactgtttaccgaaagtgtataatggctttaaccatgaTAATGTTATACCTTTTTTGCTTGTtataccttttttgttttttattggtaTTATGATCCTTTAGCGGGCTTTACCTGACAGCATAATACTTACAAGGCAAACCACATTTGTGTATGAAGTTTCGAGCGTGCAAATAATTCCGGCAACAGAAAGCAGGTGGGAACGTTGGGAACAAACAAAACGGATCTTTTTTGAGGCAACACTTGTTCAAAAGAACAATTGGTTTTTACCAAAGACGTCCGCAATTTTGCTAAGAATTAGTCAAGAACATTTGAAcgacctggtaagtctgctgccacctagattCGCGAAAAGGTCATTTCGAAGAGAGACAAACAAACAGGCTGAACCATTCAAAAATCGTGTTCAAAGACATCAACTAAACATGTTTATTGGCTACTATGAATTCTTTGTGAACATTGTTCGCTACTTTGAcatgttttgtgaacaaaaacaaaatggcttgACGTCTTGACTTCGACGGTCAAACATCATGACATTAATATCATGTTGcattgtaaatttcattttaGTTGTACAGTTTccaaaaacaagtttgttttattaacttttaaaatttctGTATGGATCGCAACGACTGAAGTCttgtaatttataaaaatgtaattCTACATCCGTGCAAATACATCCTTTAaattaaaatcataaaaataccGAGGTAAACACTAATCAGAGTCTCTAAATAAAATCAAGACGTAAAATTTATGAAACACTTTGTGATCAAGTCAGCTTATTTCGTAGTTGCAGGAAAGACAATCGTACTCGTTTTGTGATAAAAGCTCGACAGATATTCCCCGAAAATTATGAcagttacaaaattaaaaatcgcTATCACTATCTCAAACTCTAAAAATTTTCCAAGTAAAAACTCCAATTCTTTTTGGAGTTAACTCTAATAAGGAAATATTAAAGCGATGGTTCTAAAATTAGCGGAATCCTTTTTATGCCCGCAGACGTCTTAGGATTGTATAGCTTTCGAACCCCTTTTCCACCATCTAGGTCCCCACCTCCCACCTCCCCATCCATTCCCGTGTCCTCCTccacccccaccaccacctCCTCCCCCGCCTCCTCCTCCGCCGCCTCCTCCTCCACCTCCCCCTCCTCCGCCCCCTCCTCCACCTCCACCGCTGTCATGTCCGCCTCCCCCACCTCcaccgccgccgccgccgcctcCCCCTCCACCTCCACCTCCACCTccacctccccctccccctcctcctccacCACTACCCCATCCATTTCCATGTCCCcctccacccccacccccacctccTCCACCTCCCCCTCCTCCGCCCCCTCCTCCACCTCCACCGCTGTTATGTCCGCCTCCTCCACCACCGCCGCCTCCTCCACCACCGCCTCCTCCTCCACCGCCTCCCCCTCCTCCGCCTCCACCGCTGTTGTGTTCGCCTCCACCACCACCTCCGCCTCCACCACCGCCTCCTCCACCACCACCTCCGCCTCCACCACCGCCTCCCCCTCCACCACCTCCTCCAGCACCTGTGTCCAAGCACCGCTCCTTTTCGCTCAGTTCATTCTTCTTCTCAATCGCTGATTCATGCTCACGCAGGGTAAGCCCCTTCAAAATGATATAAATAATAAGTTTGCTattacctcatacatattcatgactaTAGGGTAACATTTTCACTGGTATTCCAACATCACGTGCCAGTTAATATATTTTTTGCTGTCCACCAAACTAGTTTCTAACTTCCCATACCTTGGGGAGCTAATATTGAGTGTTCACCTTGAAGATACATTTGTATAGTCAAAATCATCATGCAGTTCGTGTAAGACCCGGTTCAGTTGACCTGTGCttaactcctgcgaaacattcgctgcaagtGGCACCCACGTGACAGCAACATTCTTATCGCATTTGCATGCGCAGAAAGTTTTGAATTTGCTTTTATGCAGGGTAATAATTTAAAGTCAATGCTTAACTTGTacctaaacaaatattaacatttgCGTGCAATTAAAACAGTTACTAATAAACCTAGCATTAAACTTTTACATGCGATGCACTTTTCATTAGAATAAACTAGATAGGACCGACCCAGACAGGTTTACAAGACAATTTaatcaatcaaaacaatatcaacctttTACAAAGCTGTTTACAAAGCTGAACGTCGCCATCTGAACAGTATTAATTATAGATTGGACCAACCAATACAGTATAGACAAggcaattcaaccaatcaaaagaTTGGAAAGTGATTGAGCACTAGaccgaatttcatagagctgcataaagacactggacactattggtaattgcaaagaccagtattatcacggtgtacctcaacataatatgcctaaaatggtttattttaatccaacaaacctgtgaaaattcgaagttgcgagataataatgaaaaaaaaacaccttcgtCACTCGACTTTGTGTGCTTTGTAGATGCTtaatcgagacctcaaagtctaattctgaggactggaaatcaaattcgtggaaaattacttctttctcgaaaattacgctacttcagagggagccgtttctgacagtGTTTAATTACATCAACAGCTccatattactcgttaccgagtaggcctaaggttttatgcttacatatGTTTTGTGTAGAAATGCAGTAACAGTGCAAACATTAAAGTCGTTAAAAGCATTGGTTGAGAAGTGTCGTGGCTTAGCGGTTAAGAAAATAATTGCTctgtctttcggatgggacgtaaaaccgttggtcccgtgtgttgtacaACGCGCGTAAACGAACCCAGTGCGCATATCGACAAGAGAATGGGGTTCACtacggtgttcctggtttgattggcagcttaatgcgccacagcaccttgtaaaccacagtgtgctatgtaaaatgagtagatctcataattcaaacgctGTCCCTCATGGAGAATACTggatgttgaagcgccatgagcgtcactgaaaTGTGTCAGTtgaattgtgctcaactcctgcgaaacattcgcagcgGAAACAGGTCTGTGACGTTAAAATTTGTCTACCATTCGCAAGAAGAATGAACCCACGCTTTAGGGAAACtttaaacattcaaaaatacctcagacagtctcgctattcctattggtggatagcgcgtcacgtgggtgtgtataaacctttgtttatgaccagtaaagagtgttgaaacatgggcgttcctattggtcgagagcatcgacgcgcacatcattccattacgatacgcgcgacgcgcacatcattcccttatagggcggcggagggccttaccatttcatagctgaaagggtgttgtgttgaaagaaatcattgcacaattacaatttttgcatttattttactttttgaccaaaagtgttgatgttttttgaccgaaaaggtatttatgaatgggaatcaaagtgtgttgaatcggttttcaactagtggtttaaacccgccgaggcctggttcttgataatttacctcgacttcgtctcggtaaaattatcaagaaccaggcctcgttgggtttaaaccactagttaaaaacctcttcacaacacattgattccctcattatggaacaatctcccggtTCACATCCGTGAGGCTTCATCTCTCGAATCCTTCAAAGCCATGTTAAAGACTCATTTACTTCTATGCTAAGCCTAGTTATTACAATTCGTGTTTATTCGTAGTTATTGTACAGCGCATTGTAACCTTTGTAAAAGGCGCACGctctataaatattatttattattattattattattattattgctaaaagaaaatcaagaaaaaaagttaacaaagtaaaaaaaacaaaaaaaaacgggccgtgtccgaattagcggctacatctacggctacggctagatttctaCGTCATCATGCAGTgaaagtataggacgtccttggCAACACACCTAGCAACAGCCGAAGCCGTAGATGTAtacgccaattcggatacggcttaAGTAGAGATCTACTTACCAAGTCACTACGTTTCTCATCAACCAAAGGCCTAGCTGATAAGCTGGTTAGAGCTGACATCAACACCAGCAGCATCAACCAAGTCAAGGGACTCCGTGTACCCACCATGACTGCTATATCGCTAACCTGATCACCGGAGTGTTGTAATCTACCCCTTATTTCCAGCAAACTTTATTCTCACAGATTCTGAATCATTTCCAACTGGTTAAAACAAGGTCGTTTAGAGGGGAGTGACGAACTGAACCAGCTAAGCAAAATATCGGCTCTTTAAATGTTTCAGCAGTTATTTCATGTTTGATTTGTATAGGTTGATTGATAGCTTAAATAAACGAACTTATTGTCTGACAGTCACTACCATACTTGAGATGGCCCACTCCCTCGAACACATTGACAATACGGGAACTTTTAACGTTTACTTTACCATCAAGTTTTGTTGATGTAAGGGGTTTGTTTTCGACCGAACCCAACTAAGGTTCGATATTTATTTATGAAGCAGTATGTACAATCCACTTGAATAAATGGACCCCATCTTAGGCTTAACTTTAACTttgtgtccacagatttaccctaaacttacacagtttgaagataatgatagtagaaagcttccctgaaaatattacgtgctgaggtgctgtagtctcATGCGACGAAATTCGTTTTAATCAtatacaaacgtattttcatgacaatgttttacttatttctcaaaactacagcacctcagtaagtacaatttgaagggaagctttccactatcattatcttcaaaccctgtaagtttaatgtaaatctatggacattttgaaaaggtacccaaatcctttaagagtaattataaatataaatatgaatagtaaacttgcgggtacaaccatttgtaaaatctcttttgagggagtgttggctctgaaaaaaaaaaaaaccggtttggtcttgacgtttttAACGGTATACTCTGCTAGTATAAAACTCACACGCTTCACCATACAATAATAGCTTTAATCCCAAATATGCTTCATTTAAGCCATACATTGGCTCCACCACCAccagtagtccagcattctcctgcaAACGAACAGATATACTGTTctaaacgtcgagaccaaaacCGGCTTAttccagagccaacactcccctaaaagagattttacataaTGATCGTACCCGCAAGTTCATTTTTCGTATTTCTATTTATAGTAACACGCAGTATGAGGAAACCTCggtagcttgtgtttgtagaaaatacaTCATTATAtgaaactcgatagtcattagtatgTCATCGCATTGCTCAATCCATCTAGTTGCGTATAGATAATTATTAATTCTTCCCTTCACACTTGACTTTCAAAATGCCGatgctaatgatgatgaaagagTTTTTTTAAGCTCTCACTCACCAAAACGCTCATTAACACAATTGAAATTGTCTTTCATCATGATtatattgtcgaaaacttatgCCTTAGCAACTAATCAGTATAATGTGAATATCGATCCAAACAAAATACTCCCCATATAAAAATTTACCGGTAGCCGTTAGCAAGATACATTAATTGCTCATTTTTATTGACGTATTACTTCTGAATACAGTTATTATAACCTCAAAGGACTCAAATTGTtcatatggtttttttttcaaaatttcaaccACCATTCTAGTTATTTACTTCAAAAATCTTGAAAACTAAATTGCTCATCAAACTCGATCGGTGCAGGTGTCCAAGAGAAGTCTGTCCACCGGCGCGTAGATTCTGCCCCTGAACGAGGAAGGttcgcaagagggcgctatcacagaagtttgtacacagtttgccgtatggggggaggggggtctcATGACAAGTCATCCATTACAATCAAAGTTCATAATATCTGCTCCTATGCAGTAAGGTTATTTCCTGCCAAGCATCAACAAGGGCATTGGGTGCCTGTCATAACAAGTTTTCCGGTTTAAAGTTTTTCGATGCGGTGCACTCTTTTATTTTCACAGGAAAACAGACTTCGGTGGCAGTTTGGTGAATTTGAAGGGTCCGACCCCCAGATTACATCCCCAGTTTTGTACAGATTCTACTCCCAATATTTCCCCCCACAAATCTCCCAGCGACTGTGCCTACACTTGGGATCAAGGATCCCCCAGCAACACCACAGCACAACGAGCAGCTTAAGATTATTACACTCTTGACCACGGCAGTGGTAACATGTTTCGTAGCCTCCTTACGAGCATCATCTTTTGAAAGTTCACCATTTCTTCTCTTCTCGTAGGTAGTGTAAGTACTGTGGATGGCTATTTTGCCTTGTCGAATGAGTACTTTAGCAATGTGTAAACGCTGGTCCCTTTTTACAAACACTCTCTGCAACCCTGCCACCGATGGCGTGCAACGCATCCACTGTGCTTTCTGATGCACCATCCTCAAAGGCCGTATGTATGCCGTTCAAAACGTCATCGCCCTCTTGTGTCATCGTGTTAGATTCGGAAACCTGTACAGGCTTGTCGACTAAATGACGGTAGACTCGCTGCCTTTTGAAGGCCCGCTCCAAGGATCtgacggagggggggggggggacaccaagCAATAAAAACATTAACGCTTCGTCTTTGCATCCTTACaatcccggtgtggcggttttaactttccgccgtgttcagtttcccgtatgaccaaatacggtaacattacgtcatgtgATGCATGCGCACACCAAGCGAAAGTattccatttttagtgccgtattgagtcatccgtgttaccctccagtagctgtcatggcggcgtccacgagtacaacgagcggcgaacgcgtggatcgtatgagagaatttatatttttttaatgagaaatgttttatttttatttttttatacaagcagtgtgacctgcttaaagttgtacgcatgaatatgtgtaagatggggcaagagaatgtgactaaacagaaaaaaaccgtaatagaaacaatttggggtcactgagagaattgaactacagtactcgccagggtacttgCGGCGGTATTTGTGtctgactacgtcacccggaaaactgaacacgccggaaagctaaaaccgttcgaacaacgtgttgaaatatccggctacgtcacccggaaaactgaacacggcggaagactgaaaccgccacacctggcAAAAATGCTTTGGGCACCCATTCACAACGTGACAATAAAAACATTCCCTGTTCACCTCTCTCCAGTCCCCTTCtcgcaatttgtttttctctctacatcaaaattgccatccTAAAATCTTGTCCTGATTTTTGCTTAGGGAGTCCCTTTTTGAATTGATTTAGAAAAatattttccccttttctttttaaaaagtactacgacagtggcaaatTGTATGTACAGAAAAACAGTTGTCCCTGCTCATTATGTTGATGCAGACCGCGCAATGAGAGTCAACATTAAAAGGGGGCACGGGGCCGTGGTGCTGGGCCCAACGAGATacggccgggattgtagatgtTGGTTTGTTGCGCATTCTCCAGAGATTCGACCCACCCAGGGGTGAGTTGAAAATGTCGATGTCGTGAGTAGCTCTTGGTAATACAAGACCGACTTTGTTAAACAACTATTACACGACAATGGGGAACCTTCGGGGTAAGAGACTGCTtgtacacgttgccttggattggtcgagtttgtctttgaaaatcgttgaaaccgtttgttatgaaatgaatgtggttagatagataatttaaaagtggTTTATAATAATCcatacaaacatgcctcgaaattgcacggttttcgttCACGTCGCCagctaacacggtcgaccatttgactccacaaaatggccgaccgtgtttgttcgcaaacgtaaagggaaaaccgtacaatttcgagTCAAGTtaatgtggatcattgtattctacttaaaaGTTATCTATTTAACCATGCATTTCagaacaaacggtttcaaactgttttctaagaccaactcgaccgatccaaggcataaCTTGTTTCAACAGCTCCCACTGGTTTTGAACACGTTTTTCAACTGTGGgcctttcccgaaccgtggactcTACTGTCCTCTTGTGTTAAAGGTCCCAggtttgaatgtggataccCACTCACTATTACGACTAACGATAACCCACAACTAGGGCCCTGACATTACATATTTGCGCATACATTAAACATGCAATGAAAACATTGTAAATTTTATGATTGAAAACAACTGAACTAAATTATAACAAACGTATTCGTCTATTAATTACCTGGAAAACATAGTTTAGCAGCTTTTTATTTCTTGTGGCAATTTTACAAGTTGATGTCACGGTCTGCAAACAACACAGTCGATGGAACCTGCCTGTCTCTCTCCTATActcgaataaaaaaaaagacccaCCAGTGGGAGTTACCAGCCGGTCTCGATGTTGTATTTTCCCCGTAGTCCCTGTGAATTGTTGTTATCTTGGCAATAAGCATGCATGGCTTCAAGGCGGCTATGTTGTGCAAATAAAAACCTTGTACAGTTCAGATCTTCAAGTTGATTTGATGAATCAGCAGTAGTGTTGCGAAATACTCGGAGATTCCCCTTGCTGATTGTACTGTTGGTTTATTTGAAATCTTAAAATATGTCAACAACAATTTCAAGTTGGACAGGGAGTTTCAGGGGCCAACAATACAAAAAAGAAGATTATTATATGTAACGTTAAAACGGAGACTGCACTCAAATTAATGCTTGTACTTAAATCTCATAACAGTAAGCTGCCACAATGTCGTTTATTCCTTAACAATGTGATGACTATCGAGACTATTTCTTTGAAAGAATTACTAACGGTATTTATTGCTACTGAGAAAACTCTTCAGTTGGAAACATTCGTGTTTAGCTGTATAATAAACTGGCTTCCGTTATTAGTGTCAAAGGTCATGCAGTTCATATATGTATGAAACCATAAGAGGGCGCTAAACACCTCTCActtaaaaattcaaacaaaggCGAATCCAGAACTTTTCGAAAACAGTACCCATAGCAGACCATTAACTTAATAAAGACAAGGTGCCAAAATGATCGCAAAAGTTCAACAAGAATGGATTTGAGACCCTCTTAGTCCTTAATATAATCGGAACCAAAGAAAGTTAAACGTTGAATAACTTGCGATTTGCACCCTTTATGGCAGCTTGATACGTATTTTAACTACTTAAATActacttatatatatatatatacttaaATACCACTTAAAAGGTTTTCCAAGATGCACTGCAGTTTGTTCACAGAAATAAGGCTCGTTTATAATGGCTAATGGCAGTTACACAACTTCCCGAATAGGATTTGAGAGAATTTGAGATGGTTAACGTTTTAATGGttccgataaaaaaaaaaaaactgttcctgatcagcagagtatgggttcgagcCCCAGTCGTGACGTTAACCATTGCACcgtccttcggataggacgtaGAACCGTTGGTCCCgtttgttgtgtaacgcacgtaaaataacccaatCGCCGtgtaaactattacatggtgctaaggattagatCCCAAAATCCACGTTTCGTCCCACTCACTTTGCAGTGAATACTTGGTGCTtattgtatcctttggaaaaaggcgcgtaataaatacggttattattattattattattatttgttctaCTATTATTTACTTTGAGGTATGCTTGGAGAGATAAACCCCGAAGAGCTGGTTTAGTACTAACCCATGACGTCACGCGTGCACTTGCTATTGGACTTTTGCCCGAAGAGGGTACAGTAGCTTACATTGTACACGACTATTATGTAGAAATAGCTAATGATATACACTGTGATGTCGCTGGTTATGATCATGCACCAAATGTTGATTTatccatttagccactgtaccgcccagccgcctaatcagtatgagcattgagccagacaaaagccttgaaaagctattgtgtccattttatccgtgcacaaaaatattcgtcataaaaattaccgtagccgtttaacgagagtcATTTATTGTTCCcgtgagaacttgtacttttatacaaatatcaaggttcaaattgtgcatacacattaagccatggctatcttttataATTTGAACTACGGTTCCAGTAATTTttctgcaagaatcttgagaaattggatttcagcaaactcgggcggtgcaggggcTAAAGGGTTAAAGCCATTTGagcctttcggtacagaaacaaaaaaagttcacagatttacaaataacttacagggtttacaaaaggtagtggtgaaagacttcctttgaaatattgaattattattccatgaaatgttttactttttgagaaaacagtaaacaatatcaattctccatagcgagaattacggatttattttaaaacacatgtcatgaaacggcgaaacgcgcggatgcaagggtgggttttcccgttattttctcccgactccgatgacggattgagcctaaaataatgttcacaggt
Proteins encoded in this window:
- the LOC117298720 gene encoding octopamine receptor-like, with amino-acid sequence MESNSTPIEDVDILFPVDSGAQVIWLVFLSVTLIFGVIGNSLILRVYSTKTLTTCTHVLIMALALTDITVCIFLSLDICCLILLLMNSTVPRVLYVSRYIRTSMITACITNTVLIAMDRYDCVCRSNRRFLTPRRGKIAAWFTLVGSFLATIPDLIDRLRSQQQYQKTLLAFQGLAFVFSLVVIAFCYRQVFNKIRNHVKVFAMTSAGDPATELSTRVQPSTSQNKHLAVSIIEKYVSDRSRDDCSNQAGCSYQDTAMDNRPQQSSENLNVSVTTESATNDNVPGNKPILKPSDQPAVNNTNKARVVDNRRPKKAENNGATLQRKTTIMLFITSLVYLLSWLPYWFFIVLFMIDSSGSSVDRKLMDTSQAVLVILYANNALNPLIYGIANRRFREDCLKVFCKGKVAN
- the LOC117298721 gene encoding putative glycine-rich cell wall structural protein 1, translated to MVGTRSPLTWLMLLVLMSALTSLSARPLVDEKRSDLGLTLREHESAIEKKNELSEKERCLDTGAGGGGGGGGGGGGGGGGGGGGGGGGGGGGGEHNSGGGGGGGGGGGGGGGGGGGGGGGGGHNSGGGGGGGGGGGGGGGGGGGGGGHGNGWGSGGGGGGGGGGGGGGGGGGGGGGGGGGGGGGHDSGGGGGGGGGGGGGGGGGGGGGGGGGGGGGGGGHGNGWGGGRWGPRWWKRGSKAIQS